In a single window of the candidate division TA06 bacterium genome:
- a CDS encoding ORF6N domain-containing protein yields MGARKSTSLIPAERIERSILLIRGEKVMLDADLAILYGVSTKALNQAVKRNRDRFPPDFMFRLTNGEKKRVVTNCDHLQSLKFSAALPHAFTEQGVAMLSTVLHSKRAVQVNIEIMRAFVRLRQMIASHAELARKLNALENKYDTQFKVVFDAIRQLMIPPELKRKPIGFSGKKKK; encoded by the coding sequence ATGGGAGCCCGGAAAAGCACATCCTTGATTCCTGCTGAGCGGATAGAGCGGTCTATTTTGCTCATCCGTGGCGAGAAGGTGATGTTGGATGCAGACCTGGCAATCCTGTACGGTGTTTCGACAAAGGCTCTGAATCAAGCTGTAAAGAGGAACCGCGATCGCTTTCCCCCAGACTTCATGTTCCGGCTCACCAACGGAGAAAAGAAGAGGGTGGTCACAAACTGTGACCACCTCCAGAGCCTCAAGTTCTCGGCTGCCTTGCCGCACGCCTTCACCGAGCAAGGCGTGGCCATGCTCTCAACGGTACTGCACAGCAAACGGGCTGTTCAGGTCAATATCGAAATCATGAGAGCCTTTGTTCGTCTCAGGCAGATGATAGCATCGCATGCGGAGCTGGCCCGCAAACTTAACGCTCTAGAAAACAAATACGATACCCAGTTTAAGGTTGTCTTCGACGCCATCCGCCAACTCATGATTCCCCCTGAGCTGAAGCGCAAACCTATCGGCTTTTCTGGGAAGAAGAAAAAGTAG